Proteins from one Catenuloplanes atrovinosus genomic window:
- the smpB gene encoding SsrA-binding protein SmpB, which produces MPREKGRKVVASNRKARHDYTILDTYEAGMALTGTEVKSLRAGRASLVDAFAQVKDGEIWLYAMHIPEYTQGTWTNHEPRRTRKLLLKRGEILKLSGKVREDGLTMVPLQVYFADGWAKVEIGLARGKRDYDKRHDLAKRDAAKEISKALGRRSKGMD; this is translated from the coding sequence ATGCCGCGCGAAAAGGGGCGCAAGGTGGTGGCCTCCAACCGCAAGGCGCGCCACGACTACACGATTCTGGACACCTACGAGGCCGGGATGGCGCTGACCGGCACCGAGGTCAAGTCGCTGCGGGCCGGGCGCGCGTCACTCGTCGACGCGTTCGCACAGGTCAAGGACGGCGAGATCTGGCTGTACGCGATGCACATCCCGGAGTACACGCAGGGCACCTGGACCAACCACGAGCCCCGGCGCACGCGGAAGCTGCTGCTCAAGCGCGGCGAGATCCTCAAGCTGTCCGGCAAGGTCCGCGAGGACGGCCTGACCATGGTGCCGCTCCAGGTGTACTTCGCGGACGGCTGGGCCAAGGTCGAGATCGGGCTCGCGCGCGGTAAGCGCGACTACGACAAACGGCACGACCTGGCCAAGCGGGACGCGGCCAAGGAGATCAGCAAGGCGCTCGGGCGGCGCAGCAAGGGCATGGACTGA
- the ftsE gene encoding cell division ATP-binding protein FtsE, producing the protein MIQLENVTKTYPKASRPSLDDVSVGIEKGEFVFFIGPSGSGKSTIIKLLLHEVAPNKGKVIVNSKDVTSMRSWKIPHFRRSIGCVFQDFRLLPNRTAYENVAFALEVIGKTKAVARRVVPEVLELVGLGGKEHRYPHELSGGEQQRVAVARAFVNRPLILLADEPTGNLDPDTSIEIMRLLDRINRTGTTVVMVTHDSNIVNQMRRRVIEIESGRIVRDQPRGVYG; encoded by the coding sequence GTGATTCAGCTTGAGAACGTGACCAAGACGTATCCGAAGGCGTCCCGGCCGTCGCTGGACGATGTGTCGGTCGGGATCGAAAAGGGCGAGTTCGTCTTCTTCATCGGCCCGTCCGGCTCCGGCAAGTCCACGATCATCAAGCTGCTGCTGCACGAGGTCGCCCCGAACAAGGGCAAGGTGATCGTCAACTCCAAGGACGTCACCTCCATGCGCTCGTGGAAGATCCCGCACTTCCGGCGCTCGATCGGCTGCGTGTTCCAGGACTTCCGGCTCCTGCCCAACCGGACGGCCTACGAGAACGTCGCCTTCGCGCTCGAGGTGATCGGCAAGACCAAGGCGGTCGCCCGCCGCGTCGTGCCCGAGGTGCTGGAACTCGTCGGTCTCGGTGGCAAGGAGCACCGTTACCCGCACGAGCTCTCCGGCGGTGAGCAGCAGCGTGTCGCCGTGGCCCGCGCCTTCGTCAACCGCCCCCTGATCCTGCTGGCGGACGAGCCCACCGGAAACCTGGACCCGGACACCTCGATCGAGATCATGCGCCTGCTGGACCGGATCAACCGGACCGGCACCACGGTCGTCATGGTGACTCACGACTCCAACATCGTGAACCAGATGCGCCGACGGGTCATCGAGATCGAGAGCGGCCGGATCGTCCGTGACCAGCCGCGCGGTGTGTACGGCTGA
- the prfB gene encoding peptide chain release factor 2: protein MTAADFSDQLKHLDATLRNIEGVLDVDKLRREKAELEEQAAEPNLWDDQARAQQVTSKLSYVNGEIQKLERLRARLDDAFVLLELSEAEDDASSLGEVGTELQALTKAVDELEVRTLLSGEYDAREALVAVRAGAGGVDAADFAEMLLRMYLRWAERHGYPTEVYETSYAEEAGLKSATFTVKAPYAYGTLSVESGTHRLVRISPFDNQGRRQTSFAGVEVMPVVEQTDHIDIPENEMRVDVYRSSGPGGQSVNTTDSAVRITHIPTGIVVTCQNEKSQLQNKASALRVLQARLLERKRQEEQAKMQGLKTDAAGSWGDQMRSYVLHPYQMVKDLRTEQETGNPTSVFDGDLDAFIEAGIKWRKQQQLSGDAA from the coding sequence GTGACTGCAGCCGACTTTTCCGACCAGCTCAAGCACCTCGACGCCACCCTGCGGAACATCGAGGGCGTCCTCGACGTCGACAAGCTCCGCCGGGAGAAGGCGGAGTTGGAGGAGCAGGCCGCCGAGCCGAACCTCTGGGACGACCAGGCACGCGCGCAGCAGGTCACCTCGAAGCTCTCCTACGTCAACGGGGAGATCCAGAAGCTGGAGCGCCTCCGCGCCCGGCTCGACGACGCCTTCGTGCTGCTCGAGCTGTCCGAGGCGGAGGACGACGCGTCCTCGCTGGGCGAGGTGGGCACGGAGCTCCAGGCGCTGACCAAGGCGGTGGACGAACTCGAGGTGCGCACGCTGCTGTCCGGGGAGTACGACGCCCGTGAGGCGCTGGTGGCGGTGCGTGCCGGCGCCGGCGGGGTGGACGCGGCCGACTTCGCGGAGATGCTGCTGCGGATGTACCTGCGGTGGGCGGAGCGGCACGGCTACCCGACCGAGGTCTACGAGACGTCGTACGCGGAGGAGGCGGGCCTCAAGTCCGCCACCTTCACGGTCAAGGCGCCGTACGCGTACGGCACGCTGAGTGTCGAGTCGGGCACCCACCGTCTGGTGCGGATCAGTCCGTTCGACAACCAGGGCCGCCGGCAGACCAGCTTCGCCGGCGTCGAGGTGATGCCGGTCGTGGAGCAGACCGACCACATCGACATCCCGGAGAACGAGATGCGGGTGGACGTGTACCGCTCGTCAGGTCCCGGCGGACAGAGCGTGAACACCACGGACTCTGCGGTGCGAATCACACACATTCCCACCGGCATCGTGGTGACCTGCCAGAACGAGAAGTCCCAGCTGCAGAACAAGGCGTCCGCGCTGCGCGTGCTCCAGGCCCGCCTGCTGGAGCGCAAGCGCCAGGAGGAGCAGGCCAAGATGCAGGGCCTGAAGACCGACGCGGCCGGCTCCTGGGGTGACCAGATGCGGTCGTACGTGCTGCACCCGTATCAGATGGTGAAGGATCTGCGAACTGAGCAGGAGACGGGCAATCCGACCTCGGTCTTCGACGGCGACCTGGACGCGTTCATCGAGGCCGGGATCAAGTGGCGTAAGCAGCAGCAGTTGAGCGGCGACGCGGCGTAA
- a CDS encoding serine/threonine-protein kinase, translating to MTGLLNGRYRLDAEIARGAIGTVWSGLDTGTGRAVAVKLLRPEALSQPDLVRNFVDEAEILAELSHPCIVRPIEFGREADQHVFVMELIDGEDLRRRLRRDGPVPPAVAVNLIAQLANSLAYLHERGIVHGDVKPGNLVVPADGGPVRLVDFGVARRLHRTDEARATHATPEYVSPEVVEGASPSPASDVYAMGVVLFELLCGRSPFKGGTPLDVLARHRQCTVVPPAGLPAQVWPVIEHCMEPDPARRPDARAIGQRLRRVESSVAGLPPLPALAEGDVTWWPRPNGRSRGQAHVRWVPLEVAPVSPAYAGRMVALPVMEFQGPVSAPPISVAPMSVPPISAPPTSAPPSHPAAAALGAAYSAGGPWPRAAAGRLHMPEIGVMAGARIGSDGRSRRRRLIAVCVVAAFLMLITVVSGVLLSGGDTSGMPVPRVPSGTSTVAGP from the coding sequence ATGACGGGTCTGCTCAACGGCCGCTACCGGCTCGATGCCGAGATCGCCAGGGGGGCGATCGGCACGGTCTGGTCCGGCCTGGACACGGGCACCGGGCGCGCGGTGGCGGTCAAGCTGCTGCGCCCGGAGGCGCTGTCCCAGCCCGACCTGGTGCGCAACTTCGTGGACGAGGCGGAGATCCTCGCCGAGCTGTCCCACCCGTGCATCGTGCGGCCGATCGAGTTCGGCCGGGAGGCGGATCAGCACGTCTTCGTGATGGAGCTGATCGACGGCGAGGACCTGCGCCGGAGGCTGCGGCGGGACGGCCCGGTGCCGCCCGCCGTCGCGGTCAACCTGATCGCCCAGTTGGCGAACTCGCTGGCGTACCTCCACGAGCGCGGCATCGTGCACGGCGACGTGAAGCCGGGCAACCTGGTGGTGCCCGCGGACGGCGGCCCGGTCCGGCTGGTCGACTTCGGCGTGGCCCGGCGGCTGCACCGCACCGATGAGGCGCGCGCCACCCACGCCACCCCGGAGTACGTGTCGCCCGAGGTGGTGGAGGGCGCTTCACCGAGCCCGGCCTCGGACGTGTACGCGATGGGCGTGGTCCTGTTCGAGCTGCTCTGCGGCCGCAGCCCGTTCAAGGGCGGCACCCCGCTGGACGTGCTCGCGCGGCACCGGCAGTGCACGGTGGTGCCGCCGGCCGGGCTGCCCGCGCAGGTGTGGCCGGTGATCGAGCACTGCATGGAGCCGGACCCGGCGCGCCGGCCGGACGCGCGCGCGATCGGCCAGCGGCTGCGCCGGGTGGAGTCCTCGGTGGCCGGGCTGCCGCCGCTGCCCGCGCTGGCCGAGGGCGACGTGACCTGGTGGCCGCGGCCGAACGGTCGCAGCCGCGGGCAGGCGCACGTGCGCTGGGTGCCGCTGGAGGTGGCGCCGGTGTCGCCGGCGTACGCGGGCCGGATGGTGGCGCTGCCGGTGATGGAGTTCCAGGGGCCGGTCTCCGCGCCGCCGATCTCGGTGGCGCCGATGTCCGTGCCGCCGATCTCCGCGCCGCCCACGTCCGCGCCGCCGAGCCATCCGGCGGCGGCCGCGCTCGGTGCGGCGTACAGCGCGGGCGGGCCGTGGCCGAGGGCGGCGGCGGGGCGGCTGCACATGCCGGAGATCGGGGTGATGGCGGGCGCGCGGATCGGATCGGACGGTCGTTCGCGGCGACGCCGGTTGATCGCGGTTTGTGTGGTGGCCGCGTTCCTTATGTTGATCACTGTGGTGAGTGGGGTACTTCTCTCCGGAGGGGACACCAGCGGTATGCCAGTGCCCCGGGTACCGTCCGGGACCTCCACCGTGGCCGGCCCCTGA
- a CDS encoding cellulose binding domain-containing protein: MSGKHSEGVATSGFFGISPTRARLAIAGGVIAALVIGSVVWILTSDSDDDIRPSLIVIPTAALSAPPEGVITADPFEEESPTPAAPGSPRSDPPPPTTQPAPTTPPATRAPASTGLAAQYVLGSSWNEGFVSNLFVANRTGTGTPWQVRLTYPADVEIAVTGFWNATASVSGTTLVLDGGPLAPNGQVQAGFQATKNTAAQVDPTSCTINGTPCAGF, encoded by the coding sequence GTGTCCGGCAAGCACTCCGAGGGTGTCGCCACCAGCGGTTTCTTCGGCATCTCACCCACCCGGGCCCGGCTCGCCATCGCCGGCGGCGTGATCGCCGCGCTCGTCATCGGCAGCGTCGTGTGGATTCTCACCAGCGACTCCGACGACGACATCCGGCCGTCGCTCATCGTGATCCCCACCGCGGCGCTCTCCGCCCCGCCCGAGGGCGTCATCACGGCGGACCCGTTCGAGGAGGAGTCCCCGACCCCCGCCGCCCCCGGCAGCCCGCGCTCCGACCCGCCGCCCCCCACCACGCAGCCCGCCCCCACCACGCCGCCGGCCACCCGCGCGCCCGCCAGCACCGGCCTCGCCGCGCAGTACGTGCTCGGCAGCAGCTGGAACGAGGGCTTCGTGTCCAACCTGTTCGTCGCCAACCGCACCGGCACCGGCACGCCGTGGCAGGTCCGCCTCACCTACCCCGCCGACGTCGAGATCGCCGTCACCGGCTTCTGGAACGCGACCGCCTCCGTCTCCGGCACCACCCTCGTCCTCGACGGCGGCCCGCTCGCCCCCAACGGCCAGGTCCAGGCCGGCTTCCAGGCCACGAAGAACACCGCCGCCCAGGTCGACCCCACCTCCTGCACGATCAACGGCACCCCCTGCGCTGGCTTCTGA
- a CDS encoding FtsK/SpoIIIE domain-containing protein — translation MRRAHSRRWRRSHSDPIVVFPDRSPFIALALAALGKALFRYRSELAPLAVMVGLYVTALVAHHRDPGVWPWLPAITVVTATLSLWHPRRRSEEKAYAFAAVMAAGAWLTTATAYGPNTTPLPTLLLVATAVGAIPWWTHRRRRARVRVDRTIRAWPGMSERVGLAGSKIQSAVVDAWGWRASMVLRPGQTVADAVAQVPAIESGLGTRPGAVRVEADPAHAGRFVMRVLAADPHATAILWPGPQSTSVADPIDIGVFEDAEHVRISVLRRHVLIGGTTDSGKSGVLNGLLGNLAACRDVVLWGIDLKGGMELRPWASCLDRLATTPAEAAALLEDANRILDARAHALGRDASRVWEPTAQRPALIVVIDEYAELTDTAPAAVDPAESIARRGRALAVTLLVATQRPTQKAMGGGALRSQMGTRICLRVRERRDVDLILDRGMLAAGWHAHTLDAPGKFYVLADGHTRPRRARAYLVTDNDVRRTAAQHANSRPSLDALSTNSADEVLEGTVITPEETLWRALTTAPAAGCSVPDLIQLTGMKRTWIYDRLHAWARTGRAVQVSRGRWRANRD, via the coding sequence ATGAGGCGGGCGCACTCCCGGCGTTGGCGCCGCAGCCATTCGGACCCGATCGTCGTCTTCCCCGACCGCTCACCATTCATCGCGCTCGCACTGGCGGCGCTGGGCAAGGCGCTCTTCCGATACCGCTCAGAACTGGCACCTCTGGCGGTCATGGTGGGCCTTTACGTCACGGCGCTCGTTGCCCACCACCGCGATCCGGGCGTCTGGCCGTGGCTCCCCGCCATCACAGTCGTGACGGCGACTCTGTCGCTGTGGCATCCCCGCCGCCGATCCGAGGAGAAGGCTTACGCGTTCGCCGCCGTCATGGCGGCGGGCGCGTGGCTCACCACCGCCACCGCTTACGGACCCAACACCACTCCCCTACCGACACTCCTTCTTGTCGCCACGGCGGTCGGCGCCATCCCGTGGTGGACGCACCGACGGCGCCGCGCGCGAGTTCGCGTCGACCGCACGATCCGCGCCTGGCCCGGCATGTCGGAACGGGTAGGCCTGGCCGGCTCAAAGATTCAGTCCGCCGTGGTGGACGCGTGGGGTTGGCGCGCCAGCATGGTCCTCCGGCCCGGCCAGACCGTCGCGGACGCCGTCGCTCAGGTTCCCGCGATCGAGTCAGGGCTCGGCACCCGCCCCGGTGCCGTCCGCGTCGAGGCGGACCCGGCGCACGCCGGCCGGTTCGTCATGCGCGTCCTCGCCGCCGACCCGCACGCCACGGCGATTCTCTGGCCCGGCCCGCAGAGCACATCCGTAGCCGACCCGATCGACATCGGCGTCTTCGAGGACGCCGAACACGTCCGCATCTCCGTCCTGCGCCGCCACGTGCTGATCGGAGGTACCACCGACTCAGGCAAGAGCGGGGTCCTCAACGGTCTCCTCGGCAACCTCGCGGCCTGCCGGGACGTCGTCCTTTGGGGCATCGACCTCAAGGGCGGCATGGAACTCCGCCCGTGGGCTTCGTGCCTTGACCGGCTCGCCACCACCCCGGCGGAGGCGGCGGCGCTGCTGGAGGATGCCAACCGCATACTCGACGCCCGCGCGCACGCCCTCGGACGCGACGCCTCCCGCGTCTGGGAACCGACCGCGCAACGCCCGGCGCTGATCGTTGTCATCGACGAGTACGCCGAACTCACCGACACCGCACCGGCCGCCGTCGACCCGGCCGAATCGATCGCCCGACGGGGCCGTGCCCTCGCCGTCACCCTCCTGGTGGCGACCCAGCGACCGACGCAGAAGGCGATGGGCGGCGGCGCGCTGAGGTCGCAGATGGGCACGCGCATCTGCCTCCGCGTCCGCGAGCGCCGCGACGTCGATCTCATCCTCGACCGGGGCATGCTCGCGGCCGGCTGGCACGCCCACACGCTCGACGCACCCGGCAAGTTCTACGTCCTCGCGGACGGCCACACCCGTCCCCGGCGCGCCCGCGCCTACCTCGTCACCGACAACGACGTCCGGCGCACCGCAGCACAGCACGCGAACAGCCGGCCGTCCCTCGACGCGCTGTCGACGAACAGCGCGGACGAAGTCCTGGAAGGCACCGTGATCACGCCGGAGGAGACGCTGTGGCGGGCGCTCACCACCGCACCCGCCGCCGGCTGTTCGGTGCCCGACCTCATCCAACTCACCGGCATGAAGCGCACCTGGATCTACGACCGGCTCCACGCCTGGGCACGCACCGGCCGCGCAGTTCAGGTTTCTCGCGGACGGTGGCGTGCCAACAGGGATTGA
- the ftsX gene encoding permease-like cell division protein FtsX yields the protein MRLKYVLSEVLVGLWRNVTMTIAMIITMSVSLTMLGASALLYLQANEMKDFYYANIEVAMFLKSDVNDEQRQSLDAALNSDELVQSYQLETKDKALEKFRTLWRDTPDLVNSVSADQLPESFRVKLNNPEQYEDFAAKYATAEGVDEILDQRALLEKVFGILNSVQTMSLIASSIMAIAALLLVGNTIQVAAYSKRREVAVMKLVGASNWFIQAPFVLEAVAAGVLGSLLGFGALVLGKIFLIDGALRDLTELLTPLNWDNVLLMLPFMAGAGALVSAVTAWSTLRFYLRV from the coding sequence ATGCGTCTCAAGTATGTCCTGTCCGAAGTGCTGGTCGGACTGTGGCGCAACGTCACGATGACCATCGCCATGATCATCACGATGTCCGTCTCGCTGACCATGCTCGGCGCCAGCGCGCTGCTCTACCTGCAGGCCAACGAGATGAAGGACTTCTACTACGCGAACATCGAGGTCGCGATGTTCCTGAAGTCCGACGTCAACGATGAGCAGAGGCAGAGTCTGGACGCGGCGCTGAACTCCGACGAACTGGTCCAGTCGTACCAGTTGGAGACCAAGGACAAGGCGCTCGAGAAGTTCCGGACCCTGTGGCGCGACACGCCCGACCTCGTGAACTCCGTCAGCGCCGACCAGCTGCCCGAGTCGTTCCGGGTCAAGCTCAACAACCCCGAGCAGTACGAGGACTTCGCCGCGAAGTACGCCACCGCCGAGGGCGTCGACGAGATCCTCGACCAGCGCGCGCTGCTGGAGAAGGTCTTCGGCATCCTCAACTCGGTGCAGACCATGTCCCTGATCGCCTCGTCGATCATGGCCATCGCCGCGCTGTTGCTCGTGGGTAACACCATCCAGGTCGCGGCGTACAGCAAGCGGCGCGAGGTCGCGGTCATGAAGCTGGTCGGCGCGTCGAACTGGTTCATCCAGGCGCCGTTCGTGCTCGAGGCGGTCGCGGCCGGCGTGCTCGGCTCGCTGCTCGGCTTCGGCGCGCTGGTGCTCGGCAAGATCTTCCTGATCGACGGCGCGCTGCGCGACCTGACCGAGCTGCTCACGCCGCTCAACTGGGACAACGTGCTGCTCATGCTGCCGTTCATGGCCGGCGCGGGCGCGCTGGTCAGCGCCGTCACCGCGTGGAGCACGCTCCGGTTCTACCTGCGGGTCTAG
- a CDS encoding M23 family metallopeptidase has translation MSVKSYRSALAVLLTLAFLAPGAAPASARTAADPRDDQRRIEQEVAKAASILEGATDRARAAARSLAAATAGLPPAQTRAEQARGHVAAAQAAADTAARKAATARAAQAAATGRYEQAERRVAEARDRLGDLAAASFKGGNIGTLNVLIDANPTTFADRLGYVDRVLDTQHGALGRVVDARGAARDAQNAATAAREAADAAHADAQAKLAEAREAERVAEAAVAAVQALTDQRRAALGVAQQERSASLARYREARTAESRIAAEVRAWEARRRGARQTVTRMRPGARLLMPVRGWKSSNFGWRFDPYYRVWQLHSGVDIAAGGGQPIWAADDGVVIRAGWANGYGNFTCVAHGEVAGRGVTTCYAHQSRILVHRGQHVRRGQTIGRVGTTGASTGYHLHFEVRVDGAPRQPLSWLPSCLC, from the coding sequence ATGTCCGTGAAGTCCTATCGCAGCGCCCTCGCGGTCCTGCTCACCCTGGCGTTCCTCGCGCCCGGAGCGGCACCCGCGTCCGCGCGCACGGCCGCCGACCCACGCGACGACCAGCGCCGGATCGAGCAGGAGGTCGCGAAGGCCGCCTCGATCCTGGAGGGCGCCACCGACCGTGCCCGGGCCGCCGCCCGCAGCCTAGCCGCCGCCACCGCCGGCCTCCCGCCCGCGCAGACCCGCGCCGAACAGGCCCGCGGCCACGTCGCCGCCGCCCAGGCCGCCGCGGACACCGCCGCGCGCAAGGCCGCCACCGCGCGCGCCGCCCAGGCCGCCGCCACCGGCCGCTACGAGCAGGCGGAGCGCCGCGTCGCCGAGGCCCGGGACCGGCTCGGCGACCTCGCGGCCGCGTCCTTCAAGGGCGGCAACATCGGCACGCTGAACGTGCTCATCGACGCCAACCCCACCACGTTCGCCGACCGGCTCGGCTACGTCGACCGCGTGCTCGACACGCAGCACGGCGCGCTCGGCCGCGTCGTCGACGCCCGCGGCGCGGCCCGCGACGCCCAGAACGCGGCCACCGCCGCCCGCGAGGCCGCCGACGCCGCGCACGCCGACGCGCAGGCCAAGCTCGCCGAGGCCCGCGAGGCCGAGCGCGTCGCCGAGGCCGCGGTCGCCGCGGTCCAGGCGCTCACCGACCAGCGCCGCGCCGCGCTCGGCGTCGCCCAGCAGGAGCGCTCCGCCAGCCTCGCCCGCTACCGCGAGGCCCGCACGGCCGAGTCGCGCATCGCGGCCGAGGTCCGCGCCTGGGAGGCCCGCCGCCGCGGCGCCCGGCAGACCGTCACCCGCATGCGACCCGGCGCCCGCCTGCTCATGCCGGTCCGCGGCTGGAAGTCCAGCAACTTCGGCTGGCGCTTCGACCCGTACTACCGGGTCTGGCAACTCCACTCCGGCGTCGACATCGCGGCCGGCGGCGGCCAGCCCATCTGGGCCGCCGACGACGGCGTCGTCATCCGCGCCGGCTGGGCCAACGGCTACGGCAACTTCACCTGCGTCGCGCACGGCGAGGTCGCCGGCCGCGGCGTCACCACCTGCTACGCCCACCAGTCGCGCATCCTCGTCCACCGCGGCCAGCACGTCCGCCGCGGCCAGACCATCGGCCGCGTCGGCACCACCGGCGCCAGCACCGGCTACCACCTGCACTTCGAGGTCCGCGTGGACGGCGCCCCGCGACAGCCGCTGAGCTGGCTGCCCAGCTGCCTCTGCTGA
- a CDS encoding PadR family transcriptional regulator, with amino-acid sequence MAETGINPTAAALLGLLHEGPMTGGQLMGQAERRLGPFWSMTRSQVYRELPALAEMGYVRLGKPGPRSSQPYAITASGKRAFSRWLTDSPGRDAIRNPIALRVAFGEQHSEGQMSTLIAGANEYHTAALASAREQAKEAKKAGDNFGASALEFAVAYHKAALTWLKTAPGA; translated from the coding sequence ATGGCCGAGACAGGAATCAACCCAACCGCGGCTGCCCTCCTCGGGCTGCTCCACGAGGGGCCGATGACGGGTGGGCAACTCATGGGTCAGGCGGAGCGCCGCCTTGGCCCCTTCTGGTCCATGACCCGAAGCCAGGTTTACCGGGAATTGCCGGCGCTCGCCGAGATGGGTTATGTCCGGCTGGGTAAGCCGGGCCCCCGCTCGAGCCAGCCCTACGCGATCACGGCGTCCGGAAAGCGCGCGTTCAGCCGTTGGCTGACCGACTCCCCGGGACGCGATGCCATTCGCAACCCGATCGCGCTCCGCGTCGCGTTCGGGGAGCAGCACAGTGAGGGCCAGATGAGCACCTTGATCGCTGGTGCCAACGAGTACCACACGGCGGCTCTGGCATCCGCGCGCGAGCAGGCCAAGGAGGCTAAGAAGGCGGGGGACAACTTCGGGGCGTCCGCGCTGGAGTTCGCGGTGGCCTATCACAAGGCGGCGCTCACCTGGCTGAAGACCGCGCCGGGCGCCTGA